The Phycisphaerales bacterium region CCTCTTGATGTTCGCACTGAGCGTCTCAAGCAGATCGTGTTTGCCACCGGGCAGCGATTTCAAGTCATCGCTGCTGGTGGTGTTCGTGGGCACAATGCACTCCAATTTCTTGCTTGTACGCCACACCTTCATGCATCGTGTAGAACCAAACAGAAACTGAGCCCAGATGAATTGTTTGAGTTGCTTCGTGTTTTCAACGATCGTGGACCATAAGTGTTTCACGCCCCGGGTTAAGAGGCCTTTGTGATACACACAAAATCGTTAAACTCTTTGTATTCCATCTCGACCCACTGAGAAGGCAACAGACGCACATCATGGCCCTCAGCAGCCATCGCCTTCATCACTGGCTCTACGTACGCCTGCCGTCGTGGAGGTTTATTGACAGACCAAGTCGGAAAAATTCGCACTTGATGGCTGACACGCACAAGCTCGCGTACAGCAGCGATATGAAAATCTAAATCAAATTCATCATGGCTCATCAGGCCACCTTGTTCCACGCTGGAATAAACGAACAAGAGATGACCGCTTAACGAAAGGTCAAAAGCATTATCTTCAAAAGGCAGCGATGGCAGTGTGCCAGTGATGAACCGCTCCGGATATAACCTAAAGGCTTTGATAAATAACTGGAGCGCTTTAAGCTTAAGTTTTTCATATGCATCGGCTTGCTTTTGATCCGCCGCAAGTTTCGGATCCTGCTGGAAACTGATCATTGTCTCGGATATTTCCTTCAACCCCAATGCCTCTAATTTTTCGGGCGTTTGGCTGTAATTAGGATCGACAGCGACAATGTCCAAACCACGAGTGGCCCCCTCGATGACCATTGCGTCTGGGCCTCCTGGGCAGTCGAGGATGCGCTTGCCGCGCATCTCCTCTTCAGTAAGGCCGTACATACCCGTAGACTCCTCCCAGGTGCGGCCAAAAAACACAGTATGATCGAGGCTAAAAGGCATTGGCAATAGCATACAGAGCTTGGCACAAATTTATCCGATACGTGACCATCAAACGCGGATGCGACCGTGCACGAATCAGCTACCCTTCACACAATGCTCGTAATCATCGTATTAACCATGGCGATCTTTCTCTTAGCCACCCTTTATAGTTCGGTCGGCCATGCAGGCGCCTCCGGCTACCTGGCGGCCATGGCACTCATTACACAAATGCCACAGGAAGAAATGAAGGGCATTGCCCTGACCTTAAACATCTTTGTGGGCTGCATCGGCACTTGGCGTTTTGCTCGTGCTGGTCACTTCCATTGGCCTACCTTGTGGCCGTTTGCTGTCATCGCCGTACCACTGGCTTTTGTAGGCGGACTCTGGCAACTCCCTGATGCTGTCTTTCAGCCGCTCATCGGTGCGGTCCTTCTCTTTGCAGCCATCATGCTCCTTATTCGTGGCAATCGCCGTGAAGACAATCAGAATAAACCACGCATGCCACATCTATCGGTCGCCTTAACAACTGGTGGCATACTGGGGTTGATGGCGGGATTGACGGGCACTGGAGGTGGCATCTTTCTCTCGCCACTCTTGATTATCTGTGGGTGGGCAGGCCCAAAACGAACTGCGGCCATTTCGATTGTTTTTGTATTAGTCAACTCACTTGCTGGTCTTGGTGGCGTCAT contains the following coding sequences:
- a CDS encoding sulfite exporter TauE/SafE family protein, encoding MLVIIVLTMAIFLLATLYSSVGHAGASGYLAAMALITQMPQEEMKGIALTLNIFVGCIGTWRFARAGHFHWPTLWPFAVIAVPLAFVGGLWQLPDAVFQPLIGAVLLFAAIMLLIRGNRREDNQNKPRMPHLSVALTTGGILGLMAGLTGTGGGIFLSPLLIICGWAGPKRTAAISIVFVLVNSLAGLGGV